From a single Bombus terrestris chromosome 17, iyBomTerr1.2, whole genome shotgun sequence genomic region:
- the LOC105667059 gene encoding putative fatty acyl-CoA reductase CG5065, which yields MDTINEEMNENGTDEGLNKINSLEEFYGGSGILVTGATGFVGICLLEKLMRVCPRVAAIFILIRPKTNETIEQRLKKLIDDPIYDGIKAKNPSLFSRVYPMKGDVSLPDLGLSRENRNLLLEKVNIVFHAAATVRFNEPLHVAVNVNTKGTLRVIELWNELKHPISFVHVSTAFSNANLHEIEEKVYTTNLNPSDVIDICDKFDETSINQIEKKILKTYPNTYTFSKNLAEQIVANKSKHLSVAIVRPSIIGASLEEPYPGWIQNISGITGSFLLIGRGCATAIWGRRDARLDLVPVDFVVDMILCTAWHVTLHSDHEVKVYNCTSNACPFKWGQLKDTLVKCTIETPLNDTLWYPGCPMIANRYIYNVRSVIPHVLPAFVIDIFLRLRGSKPIMMKLLQNSNKLFTVAGYFAMYEWTFQRDNCSDLARKATMLHDSDMVKLDLRDMNWEKYVEVYQMGIKKFILKEEFKSTSRQRLSRLYWIHQITKMSSIMILLLIIYCIVY from the exons ATGGATACAATTAATGAAGAAATGAATGAAAATGGAACCGATGAAGGATTGAATAAGATAAATTCTCTCGAGGAATTCTACGGCGGTAGTGGGATCCTTGTAACTGGGGCAACCGGATTCGTAGGAATATGTCTTTTGGAAAAACTGATGCGCGTGTGTCCACGCGTCGCTGCTATTTTTATACTAATCCGTCCAAAAACTAACGAAACGATAGAACAACGACTTAAGAAGCTCATAGATGATCCC ATTTATGATGGCATTAAAGCAAAGAACCCCTCACTTTTCAGCAGAGTTTATCCCATGAAAGGTGATGTGAGTCTGCCGGATTTAGGTCTTTCGCGAGAAAATAGAAATCTGTTGTTAGAGAAAGTAAACATAGTGTTTCACGCCGCGGCCACTGTGAGATTCAATGAGCCGTTACACGTGGCTGTTAATGTGAATACGAAGGGTACTCTTCGTGTCATCGAGCTTTGGAACGAACTAAAGCATCCGATTAGCTTCGTTCACGTCAGCACAGCCTTTAGTAATGCGAATCTACATGAGATTGAGGAAAAAGTTTATAC TACGAACTTGAACCCTTCAGACGTGATCGATATATGTGACAAATTCGACGAAACGTCGATCAaccaaatagaaaaaaagattttaaaaacttATCCAAACACATACACATTCAGTAAGAATTTAGCAGAGCAGATTGTAGCAAACAAGAGTAAACACCTGTCAGTTGCGATAGTACGGCCAAGCATAATTGGTGCTTCTCTGGAAGAACCATATCCTGGTTGGATACAGAATATTTCTGGAATTACAG GTAGCTTTCTGCTAATCGGCAGAGGATGTGCAACAGCAATATGGGGCAGGAGAGATGCAAGATTGGATTTAGTGCCTGTCGATTTCGTAGTCGATATGATATTATGTACTGCATGGCATgtcacgttacatagtgatcATGAAGTTAAAGTTTACAACTGCACGAGTAACGCATGCccctttaa ATGGGGTCAGTTGAAAGATACCCTGGTGAAATGTACTATAGAAACGCCACTGAACGATACATTATGGTATCCGGGTTGTCCAATGATAGCTAATAGATATATTTACAACGTTCGCAGTGTGATTCCGCATGTTTTGCCTGCGTTCgtcatagatatatttttaagacTTCGAGGTAGTAAACCAAT AATGATGAAACTTCTCCAAAATAGCAATAAGCTGTTTACAGTAGCAGGATATTTCGCCATGTACGAATGGACTTTCCAAAGGGATAACTGTTCCGACTTGGCGAGGAAGGCGACAATGTTACACGACAGCGATATGGTGAAACTAGATTTACGGGATATGAATTGGGAGAAGTATGTTGAAGTTTACCAGATgggaattaagaaatttattctgAAAGAAGAGTTTAAGTCAACGTCCCGACAACGATTATCAAG GTTGTACTGGATACATCAGATCACCAAAATGTCCAGTATAATGATCTTACTACTGATAATATACTGTATCGTGTACTAA